From the Ipomoea triloba cultivar NCNSP0323 chromosome 8, ASM357664v1 genome, the window TTGCTTCTGAAGCCACACTAGTAACAGGTATAGCTAAAATATCTGCCGCCATTCTTGACAGTATTGGATACTGCATTCTATTCATCTTCCACCAGTCCAAACAAGAAAAGTCACTAGGAAGCTCATTCTTTTTAAGACGCCCTTTTTCTAAATAGTCCACTAACTCTGATCTTTTAGGTTCTGCAGTCTCAACTTGTGCACAATATGCATCAAAATCATCCCAAGTATGTGTAGAACTTTGGTGGCTGACTTGGCTCTCAAAAGCCATTGAAGAACCTAGTGTAAAagttaaattgttaatataaaataataaaataaaaataattatttggttgATTGTGCAAACTGCAAAGTACCTGCCGGACTTGTAAAAATTCCTTGGTTGATTGATTTAGCAACATACTCTTCATAAAGAGTATTAATGATCTCCTTCACTTTTGAAATATTTTCTGCAGCTTCCTTACTAGAATAAAGTCTAGGAAAACAAAATTCAACTGCAagcattttttttgttggatcAAATACAGCACCTATAGCCATCAACAAATTACACTCACCCCAATATTTATCAAACTTCATCTTCATTATCAGAACCAAATTTCGAATAAAGGAATCTTCATCATCTACACGACCATCCAATGCTGATTTGATTTTTTGAACTTCCTGAAGAAATAAATTTGAAGTTGGGTACTCACAACCTGAAACAAGTAACAACATAAAACCAATTAGAAGAAACAAAGTTTTGTACTTAAAGaagaatcaaattaaaagaaacaaacCTGAAATTACGTGAGTTGCTATCCAAAAAGCCTCTAATATTGAGCAAACTTTGCTAACATTATCCCAATCAGCTTCCGATGGACAACTGTCAAAGAATGGATCACGATCTTGTAGCATCTTAAAAGCTTCTTTGAACTTAAGTGCACAACTTAACATCTCAAAAGTCGAGTTCCATCTAGTCTTACAATCACGAATCAATTTTCTATCTTTCAATTGCAATTGTTGCACACAATCTGCAAATTGTATACGCCTAGCCTCTGATCGGTTCACATATTCCACACTATCTCTAACATCACTAATGATGTGTCGGATCTCTTCTAATCCATCTTGTACACACAAGTTCAAAATGTGCGCACAACAACGAACATGAAATAAACGTCCTCCACATACCAAACTTCTTGATCTTTGGAGTGTATCCTTCATATACCGAATAGCAGAATCATTACTTGAAGCATTATCAACTGTAATTGTAAAAACTTTCTTTTCAATGCCCCACTCTTTCATGCATTTGAATATGGCATCAGAAATCTGAAGACCTCCCCTCGGTGGTGGAATGTTGATGAAGCTTAAAACTCTCTTTTGCAATCTCCACGAAGAATCAATCCAATGGCCAGTGACAACCATGTACTCaatcttttgattttttgatttcCAACAATCTGTTGTCAAACTTACTTTACTAATGCATTCAAGACTGTTCTTCAACTTCTTATTTTCAAGCTCATAAACTTTCAAACAATCTGCCTTGCTTGTgtttctattaatttttttccactCGGGCATACCTCGTTTCATCATAATGTTGAATCCCACTTCTTCTAAAATGGTAAATGGATGTTCATGCATCATGATCCAATGAGTAGCAGACTCCCTCATTAATTCCATGTCAAACTTTCCAGGATGTAATGGAGGAATGGAAGATGAAACTCCCTCACTTGGCAAAAAATTTAACTTCATTTGTTGATCAATCATCTacaaaatcaataatacaattacTATTATTGATGCATAGAAAATTTAAGCTAAAGAAAATTTATGTAGTTACCTTCAAATTTGTCTTTCTTGTAACACATTTAGCTTGATGCCTCTTCAAGCTACTTGTGGTGCCCGATTTAGTTAATGTGAATTGTTGATGACAATGGTTACATTTTGCCTTCTTTATTCCATCTGGCTCAATAACTGTAAAATCATCCCACACACATGATGTCTTTTTTCTCTTGTTTGTTTGAAAATCTTGTTGGCTAACTGTTTCTTCATTTTGTTGTGTATCATGGTCATTGGAATGTAATCCTATTTTTTCAAATGCTCCAGCTTGTTCATTCACCTCAATATTTGTNGTACAAAGTGATGAGCTTTGATTATTTAGGCATGTATATTTTAGGCTCATTTATGTTGTACATTAGGCTCATTATTTGTATAGCATAGTTGGATTTATTCAACACATCTTACCCTATTTActtaaaaatatgatattcgATAAATCTAGATTTACTATTTGTATGTAAAAAATTCActattaatatgtataaatttcGCTATTTGTAATAATGTGTTTTGAGACATGATTCGCAGCATATTTGTCAACAAATAGAGGTACCTaaaatatatagcattataGCATACGCAAAAACAAGTATATAAGATCAGACGACTATACATCACCTACAGAGAGTAGTATAGCTAGAACATATACAAACTCTaacagcccgtttggttcgctggaaaagatttgaaggaaatggaattcaaattccatggaaaacaaattaccatgAAAATAaattccactgtttggttggtggaaaagaaattactgggaatataaattccattgtttggttgaatttggaatggtaaggaattataaatataaagaccaaaatgcccttagtaataatagtgataatatatatacatatgtaattaataacttttgttgagggtaaaatagtccaagccttaatattttcttcccaccctccatggaaaacaaaatacctactCCTATCAAAGAATTACTTTTCCTTAACTTTTGGGAAGTGGAATTCCATGGAAaccattttccatccaaccaaacaagagAATAATCTattttcctcaactttttgaaaaactttttccataaaattggttttccatccaaccaaatatGCCATAAGAGCATCCACATCAGTGAATATTGTTTAGCTTTTATCATAAAAGGTGCCAACAAaacaagagagagaagaagagagaaggtGAAATGGGTCACCCTGCAAGAACTCTATTTTGGAACAGTAACCACTAACAGCCAAGAGAAGAAAAGCAACCAAGCTGTGTGCGTTTCTGAcagtttgtattttttttattattatttttaatttgatttgtttatttttttttcctcctctcattttctcttttctaatcacacttacaaaaattgttcaaaaattgtgaaataacTCATGGATAAAGATGCTCTAATTGTAGttgttctgaaaaaaaaaaaaaaNGTACAAAGTGATGAGCTTTGATTATTTAGGCATGTATATTTTAGGCTCATTTATGTTGTACATTAGGCTCATTATTTGTATAGCATAGTTGGATTTATTCAACACATCTTACCCTATTTActtaaaaatatgatattcgATAAATCTAGATTTACTATTTGTATGTAAAAAATTCActattaatatgtataaatttcGCTATTTGTAATAATGTGTTTTGAGACATGATTCGCAGCATATTTGTCAACAAATAGAGGTACCTaaaatatatagcattataGCATACGCAAAAACAAGTATATAAGATCAGACGACTATACATCACCTACAGAGAGTAGTATAGCTAGAACATATACAAACTCTaacagcccgtttggttcgctggaaaagatttgaaggaaatggaattcaaattccatggaaaacaaattaccatgAAAATAaattccactgtttggttggtggaaaagaaattactgggaatataaattccattgtttggttgaatttggaatggtaaggaattataaatataaagaccaaaatgcccttagtaataatagtgataatatatatacatatgtaattaataacttttgttgagggtaaaatagtccaagccttaatattttcttcccaccctccatggaaaacaaaatacctactCCTATCAAAGAATTACTTTTCCTTAACTTTTGGGAAGTGGAATTCCATGGAAaccattttccatccaaccaaacaagagAATAATCTattttcctcaactttttgaaaaactttttccataaaattggttttccatccaaccaaatatGCCATAAGAGCATCCACATCAGTGAATATTGTTTAGCTTTTATCATAAAAGGTGCCAACAAaacaagagagagaagaagagagaaggtGAAATGGGTCACCCTGCAAGAACTCTATTTTGGAACAGTAACCACTAACAGCCAAGAGAAGAAAAGCAACCAAGCTGTGTGCGTTTCTGAcagtttgtattttttttattattatttttaatttgatttgtttatttttttttcctcctctcattttctcttttctaatcacacttacaaaaattgttcaaaaattgtgaaataacTCATGGATAAAGATGCTCTAATTGTAGttgttctgaaaaaaaaaaaaaagaaaaaaaaaagaataaaaaatgaatagtcaAGAAAGACGGATTAAGTGTACACCGCGGATGAAAACAACCTAATCAAGAAGATGGAGTACACCCTGGaagattaatcaattattattattattgtcattaAACTATTACTGTAGTTAATATTCCAtgattatattgtattaaattcTTATTTATATAGATAAAGAACAGCGACCGCGGCATTGTATATTTGTGTGTAACAACCATTAATGGAAAATAGTTCAACTTGCAACatagataaataataaacatcatttttaatttagtacATTAGATGCTCATTATtgaattgaaagtttatttttatatatactaaaatattatgggaaaaggtacaaataggcAACTGAACTATTTAgggatagcaattaagccactgaactccaataagctccaaattcattcctgaacttagaaaaaaaaaagagttaattccatttttggtcctagatttataggtgacaatccacttttagtccctttttattaaaacatcctcatttggtcctagtattattgcgacatgaccatttttagtcctccatcaacaaaatcgtcgaaatatcgttaaatacaaagacatttcaatcttttttatacaaagtatgttgaaccactatattttttatgtttattttttaaaaaacatccaTAATTGAAAACCGAAACGTCATTgaatttaacgatatttaaactgttttgttaataaaggactaaaatggtcatgtcacaataatactaggacctaaaatggatgttctaataaaaaaggacttaaagtggattgccacatataaatctaagaccaaaaatggaattaactcaaaaaaaaaaaaagcaattaacatttttaacaggttaacAATAAATTTGTGCTGATTAGGATGCcatgtgtaatttttattttatatttcttttattatcaTCCTACTAAGAATTTgaccttaatatatatatatatatatatatatatatatatggaaaattgtaatttatgcccctccataatatgtcaattatcaatgtcaccatTGAATTattgtggtgtaaatattgcccctcaattttcagaaacggtacatatattgcccctcccgtggtgtaaatattgcccctccttcgttacgagaggggcaatatatgtaccgcttttgaaaattgaggggcaacatttacaccactaataattcaggggtgacattgataattggcatattatggaggggcaaaaattacaattttccctatatatatatatatatatatatatataatcctaatcatatgagatcTACTCCCAGGTGATAAGTTGTGGAGAAATTCAAACAATTGATTTGTAAGATCTTATGGATGtggaatcaaataaaaaatgagtgggtaattttaataaatattacaattttttaaaatgagagaggtagtcattttcataaattttacaaagttttgtttatttttaaccaTTAGGtgtactagatcaatggtttagatttgtgcACAGGTTCTCACCTAGGTCATGGTTCTCACTTGATTATggacgtgtgtgtgtgtgcgcgcgcgtgtgtgtgtAAGTGCGTTCATGTGCGAACCACTCGCCCAAGAAAGAAATGAGAATGTATGTcatccgtccacgtgtccagatctaacAGATCAGAAACActgattttaaaaatatatataaaaaaaacacgatagcattttcgtaaataattgaacatcaaagtgcaactaaaatgtattacaagtacaaataaaatgtatatataaacaagCACCAAAGATAAACCGTGAAGTATTTATTACTTGAGCAGAAAAGTGCATGTATTTCTGTATGGACAAACCATGTCCTTGCTACTGACTTTGATTGTCAATCATATAGGAATTTACAGACAAACTTATTGAAGACGAGGAGTTGTCGGAAGATCAAAAAGATGCCTTCAAGGTAAACTTATTATTTGCAATAAGCATGTAACACTATCTTGAGCACCTGCAAACCCCACCCTTCTTCCATCTTCCCTTTTTCTATTTCCTAATACTTTCAGGAGAAATATCCTATCCTTTCTGTTTTGAGCACAATatcaattaaaaagaaaactacTCCAATATGGTGCATTTTCAGATCATTTTCAGATCATGGTATATAGGTGTTCTGTTTGGTGTTATTAAAAGGCTTGGCAGAAAAAGATGCTTGAGCTTTGGGGCCTAAGCAATTTGGCATGAAGTGCCTGTAAAGTTTAGGGTACTCTATAAATGGGCAAGAAGTCTGTTGCAGCCTAATGATAAAGCAAGAAGTAATATTCTGGTAACTGAAATTACAATAGAGATCATGCGGAGTTTactttttcatatattttaagcTGCTCATTTTTCTGCCATAGTAAGAAGGTAacagtttcttttattttatattaattagatttttttaggcaataaaaaatatttatttaaaaactacataaaAAGCtttattaaacacaaataatcaaattcaaaaattattagaaaatacgttcaaaaaaaaaaaattattagaaaatgtTAAAGAAAAAATGATCTAAGAAGGGTTAATTTGGCCTTAAAAACTGATCTAGGAAAGGTTAGTTTGACCTTTAAATAGTAAAATGGGAGAGTAGTAATATGTAACTGTATCAATAAACCATTCTAAGGCTCCCTATATCTTACTTATAATTTTACACTACCATCTAATTGCATGTATTCAATTAACCAACTTGCCATGTATATAAGCTATAAAGGTCGAACCAAGTGTTAGATGATTTTATATCTTGCAGCCATACAGTTTATGGGGAGGAAGATGTTGTCTGATGTCTCTCTGGGAAGTCTTCCTGAACTGGCATTCTTGTGTATTTTGATTATTTGTGGCATCATCATTTAAAATCTTACTCATGACTGTGTAGATGGCAAAAAGCCTGCTGTTGCTGCCATACAAGGACTCGCACTTGGAGGTGGCTTAGAATTGGCATTGGTGTGTTGTTTATATGCTCCAATAAGTCTTTTATACTTGAGTAATATGTTAATATGTGACTGTATAGCTGGCTTTGGAGGTACATTTCTACTTGATGTatgttttaatttcttgaaatattcAAGTTCatcttaatatatttttaaactaGTGGTTTGAGTGTTTGATATCTTTTTCAAGGTACACAACGTCTTCCAAGGCTTGTGGGATTGCAGAAAGGTGTTGAAATTAAATGATGCTGGTAAGTATTCTGGCAaacattatgatttatgaatgaTGAAATTTGTATGGCAAATGTGCCGGTGGTGGATGAGAGGCATATAGAAGAGAAGATTTATGAGTGTTTGATTGGGATTCAACAATGTTGATTTGCAGACATCTAAACCCATATTGTCTGAAGAAGGGAAGAAATTAAGTCTGATTGATGCAATTGTGTCCCCATCAGAATTGATTAAACTGTCATGGAGGATACAGTGGAGTTCTAAAGGTACCTATTTTTTTGCTCTTTCTTGCTCCAACCCAACCGTTTCTGAATAATGAGGAGTAAagcaagttttaattttttacaggAAGCTAGAAATTTCAAACAGCTTGTggtctttaatttttcttgcaAGATGTGCCTGAGTCTTACCATCTTTGTTGTCTTCTGTGTTAAAATGTGAAGTGATGACTCAGATGCATACTttacaaacaataaacaaaGTAGTTAAGTTTGTGGCTTGCCTGAGAATAATGTTATGAAAAGCTTTGCTGCTGATAAGGAAAGGGCTAACAATGTTGCAAAGATCAAAGTAGTGGTATATTTCTTTATGTCTTTTCTATGTATTCTTCATTATAGAACCTCATTGTTTGTTTTCTCCTTTTACTTTGTAGAGCTTTCTATGGAGTATGGACTCCCTCCATCCTATCAAATAAGCATCATTAAGCCCTAGCCATTacttttcatcattttcttgattgcttaatgagGTGTTTACCTTCTGAAAACTAGATCATTTCTTTTCTTGACATGGTTGTGAATGGATTAACTATATGCAGGTGCGAAAGAGACCACTAAACAAAAAAGAATTGATGAAGAATGAGGAAGACATAATAGAAACTCTACCCAACTCATTAATAGTTATGAGACAAAGCTTAAGGTTTGtgtaccagaaaatttttgatTGTGTTCTAGTAGTTTCTCTTTGTGCCTTGTGGTTCTTATCTTGTAAGTATAAGAATTGGAAAGATGTGAATGATATTGAAAACTGCTTTTTATAGTCTGCTCTTTTCATTCCTTTAAGACTTGTGCTGCTATTGCATTCTGTGCCTTTACTATGACAAATGTTTGATTTGATTACAATAAGAATAGTTAACAATTAGGTACTGTTCATGTTCAACACTTGGCAATGTGTTGTTTAATATGAAAATGCTGATTTTGCAAGGACAATATTTGCTTATGGTGTTACTAGTAGTGGAAAGACACATACTATGCATGTATGTTTTGTACATttcttgaattgaagaaaaagcTCTACTTAGCTTAAACAACACTGTGTAGTGAGCAGTTAAAAAGTGATTCTTCAAGCACTGAAATGCTGAAAGGCTTGTTTCAATTTCAC encodes:
- the LOC116026906 gene encoding zinc finger BED domain-containing protein RICESLEEPER 4-like, giving the protein MSLKYTCLNNQSSSLCTTNIEVNEQAGAFEKIGLHSNDHDTQQNEETVSQQDFQTNKRKKTSCVWDDFTVIEPDGIKKAKCNHCHQQFTLTKSGTTSSLKRHQAKCVTRKTNLKMIDQQMKLNFLPSEGVSSSIPPLHPGKFDMELMRESATHWIMMHEHPFTILEEVGFNIMMKRGMPEWKKINRNTSKADCLKVYELENKKLKNSLECIN
- the LOC116027906 gene encoding zinc finger BED domain-containing protein RICESLEEPER 2-like, with the protein product MVVTGHWIDSSWRLQKRVLSFINIPPPRGGLQISDAIFKCMKEWGIEKKVFTITVDNASSNDSAIRYMKDTLQRSRSLVCGGRLFHVRCCAHILNLCVQDGLEEIRHIISDVRDSVEYVNRSEARRIQFADCVQQLQLKDRKLIRDCKTRWNSTFEMLSCALKFKEAFKMLQDRDPFFDSCPSEADWDNVSKVCSILEAFWIATHVISGCEYPTSNLFLQEVQKIKSALDGRVDDEDSFIRNLVLIMKMKFDKYWGECNLLMAIGAVFDPTKKMLAVEFCFPRLYSSKEAAENISKVKEIINTLYEEYVAKSINQGIFTSPAGSSMAFESQVSHQSSTHTWDDFDAYCAQVETAEPKRSELVDYLEKGRLKKNELPSDFSCLDWWKMNRMQYPILSRMAADILAIPVTSVASEATFSAGTRVIDSYRASLLPETVQALLCGGDWLRHIHGVTKNKKDKSYQEIYLPLSNS